The Candidatus Omnitrophota bacterium DNA segment ACACTTACAAAAAGGCCCGCGTATCGCAGCAATTGGAGGAGGAACAGGACTGTCTGTGCTTCTGCATGGAATAAAAGAATACACTTCCAACATTACAGCGATTGTTACAGTAGCAGATGACGGTGGTAGCTCGGGAAGAATACGGGAACAGTTTGACATGTTGCCGCCAGGAGATATTAGAAACTGCTTAGTAGCCCTTGCGGATGCCGAACCTTTAATGCGTGAGTTGTTTCAATTTCGTTTTGATAATGATTCCGAATTAAAGGGGCACAATTTTGGCAATCTTTTTATAACCGCACTCTCTAAGGTTACTGGAGATTTTGAAAAAGCCATCAAAGAGTCAAGTAAAGTATTGGCTATAAGAGGGCAGGTAGTTCCCTCTACCCTAAATAAGGTAAAACTGATTGCCGAACATACAGATGGAACAAAAACAATAGGGGAATCCAAGATTCCCAACCGCGGAATGCCCATCAAAAAACTTTACCTTAATCCTCTGGAATGCAACCCTACTGATGAAGCACTAGAGGCAATTTATGAAACAGAGGCAATAATATTGGGACCGGGAAGTTTATATACATCAGTTTTACCTAATCTACTTGTCCGGGGTATGACAGAAGCAATTTTAAGAACAAGTGCAATAAAAATATATATCTGCAATGTAATGACTCAGCCCGGAGAAACTGATAATTTTACCGCCTCTGACCATGTTAAGACAATTATTGAACACACTCATCCCCGTATTATTGATTATTGCATCGTAAACACTGCCCCCATTCCCTATTCACTACGGGAGAAATACAAAGAAGAAAATGCTTATCCTGTAACAAACGATTCTGCAAAAATCAGAGAATGGGGATATAAAGTTATAGAAGAGGATGTAATTTCTACAACCAACTTTGTTCGGCATAGTCCCGAAAAACTTGCACGTTGTATTATGGACTTGCTAAACTCCCTTAGAAAATGAATTCAGTAAATATGGAAAAGATGAAACTTTTGATAGCAATTCATTCGCATCAACCTGTGGGGAATTTTGACCACGTTTTTGAAACCGCATTTAATAAGGCCTATCTTCCTTTTCTGGATGTTTTAGAAAAACATCCTCAGATTAAAATAGCTCTGCATTACTCCGGAAGTCTCTTGGATTGGTTAGAGCATAAAAAACCAGAGTTTATTCAACGTATCAAGAGATTAACCGAGAAAAAACAGATAGAGATCCTCTCTGCGGGATATTATGAACCAATCCTCGTTCTTTTGAACGAAGAGGATAGAATTGGGCAGATAAAGCTTTTAAATGAAAAAATATTCCATCTCTGGTCAGTTAAGCCACAGGGTGCCTGGCTTACGGAGAGAGTTTGGGAACCTGATTTGCCCAAGACTTTCAAAGAAGCAGATATAGCTTATACAATCGTGGATGATACACATTTTGAAAAAACAGGAAAAATGCGCGAAGAGCTCTGGGGGTATTACCTTACCGAATACGATAACAAGATTACCAAAATATTCCCCGGTTCGAAGTTTTTACGCTACGCATTACCTTTTAAGCTTCCTGATGAGACGATAGGTTATTTAAAACAATCTTTTAACATAGGAAGAAAGGCTATAACCTTTGCTGATGATGGAGAAAAATTTGGTCTCTGGCCAGGAACCTACAAATGGGTATATGAAGAGCACTGGTTAGAAAGGTTCTTTCAAATTATTGAAAATAACGGCGAATGGTTGGAAACAGTAACTTTTAGTGAATATTTAGCAAAATTTCCTCCTACGGGAAGAATCTATTTACCCTGTGCAAGTTATGACGAGATGCTCGATTGGTCAAACGGATATTTTAGGAATTTTTTGGCAAAATATCCTGAAGCAAACCATATGCACAAAAGGATGCTGGAAGTAAGCAGGAAAGTACAAAATGCAAAATGCAAAATGCAAAGTTTAGAATTTGAAGAGGCCAGACGTTATCTCTACATGTCCCAGAACAATGACAGTTATTGGCACGGTGTATTTGGGGGATTGTATCTAAACCATTTAAGATGCAGTGCCTACTCTAATCTTATCCGAGCAGAAAATATCGTGGAGAAATCCTGCTACAATAAAAATGATTGGTTAGATTACAAGACAGATGATTTCGATTGCGATGGGGCAAATGAGCTTATGCTGTCAAACAAACTACTCAAAATCTATATAGACTTAGAAGAAAAAGCTGGCATCTACGAGATTGACCATAAAGATAAAGAAATTAACATTGTAAATACTATCGCCCGAAGAAAGGAGAAATATCACGATAAAATAAGAGAAAAAATTCTT contains these protein-coding regions:
- a CDS encoding YvcK family protein, whose translation is MENIFRFFKWLYPGMRIKRWIFLCALGIFCVSIGSAKVVSQRDPLFILSGSLLLLLGIILLTLGIKYMVKSFINIILPEKDKELVDIVYQKRHLQKGPRIAAIGGGTGLSVLLHGIKEYTSNITAIVTVADDGGSSGRIREQFDMLPPGDIRNCLVALADAEPLMRELFQFRFDNDSELKGHNFGNLFITALSKVTGDFEKAIKESSKVLAIRGQVVPSTLNKVKLIAEHTDGTKTIGESKIPNRGMPIKKLYLNPLECNPTDEALEAIYETEAIILGPGSLYTSVLPNLLVRGMTEAILRTSAIKIYICNVMTQPGETDNFTASDHVKTIIEHTHPRIIDYCIVNTAPIPYSLREKYKEENAYPVTNDSAKIREWGYKVIEEDVISTTNFVRHSPEKLARCIMDLLNSLRK
- a CDS encoding DUF1926 domain-containing protein, which gives rise to MNSVNMEKMKLLIAIHSHQPVGNFDHVFETAFNKAYLPFLDVLEKHPQIKIALHYSGSLLDWLEHKKPEFIQRIKRLTEKKQIEILSAGYYEPILVLLNEEDRIGQIKLLNEKIFHLWSVKPQGAWLTERVWEPDLPKTFKEADIAYTIVDDTHFEKTGKMREELWGYYLTEYDNKITKIFPGSKFLRYALPFKLPDETIGYLKQSFNIGRKAITFADDGEKFGLWPGTYKWVYEEHWLERFFQIIENNGEWLETVTFSEYLAKFPPTGRIYLPCASYDEMLDWSNGYFRNFLAKYPEANHMHKRMLEVSRKVQNAKCKMQSLEFEEARRYLYMSQNNDSYWHGVFGGLYLNHLRCSAYSNLIRAENIVEKSCYNKNDWLDYKTDDFDCDGANELMLSNKLLKIYIDLEEKAGIYEIDHKDKEINIVNTIARRKEKYHDKIREKILANTECSTHRENTASIHDIEKHIPREWEEFLVYDRYRKGCLLEHFLNADVTKENFLKNNYEEKESLLNRYILDSVDQKSSLIRVNLKREFFCDGLPFEIQKTLILESNMKRISYAYSILNKSKTFWNGKFAVEFNFSLWDNLLSSLGERDNINNLLIKDTWFGIEIEMNFNKQGKLWHFPVETIYETESGFEKTYQELGIVLVWELNSIPEKEFRISGDFELK